GCCTCCCTGACCAGCAGCCGGTCTTTTCCATGCACTGCGAAGTCAGGCCAGTAGTAGGCCACGGGGCGGTCCAGTTCAAGGACTCCATCCTGCACGAGGAGGGCGATAACCATGGCGGCAACGCCTTTCGAACACGAATACGCGCCGGTCAGCGTGTCGGCGGCCATGTCCGGCCCGCCGGTCAGGTGCACCACCGGCAAACCCTGGTGGTAGGCAGCCAGCTGTGCGCTGTAGCGGGAATCCTCGGCGAGAAGGGACTCGAACAGGGCCAGGACGTTTGCGTATCCCGGTGCCACAAAACCAAGAGAAGTCTGCATGCCTCCCAGTGTAGGAGGAAAGCGGTTTCCTTCGGTGGGTCCAGCTCAGCGGACGGCGCCGTGTCCCGGCGCCACTTCCTCACCCGGCCGCACCGGGCCCGGAGGCGTACCGTCGCCGAACGGCCGCCCGCCCAGTGACTCGCGGCCGTGTTCTTCCAGCCATCCGCCCAACTCGGGGCCGGCAGGAACAATTCCGGTGGGGTTGATGTCCTCATGGACGATGTAATAGTGCCGCTTGATCTGAACGAAGTCGATGGTGTCGCCGAATCCCGGGGTCTGGAACAGGTCCCTGGCATAGCCCCAGAGGTTGGGCATCTCGCTCAGTTTCTGCCGGTTGCACTTGAAGTGCCCGTGGTACACCGGATCGAACCTGGCAAGTGTGGTGAACAGCCGCACGTCCGCCTCGGTGATGGTGTCACCCACCAGGAAGCGCTGACCGGAGAGGCGGTCCTCAAGCCAGTCCATCGAGGTCCACAAGCGTTCGTACGCGGCGTCATAGGCTTCCTGGGAGCCCGCGAAGCCGCAGCGGTAGACGCCGTTGTTAACCTCGGTGAAGACCCGCTTGTTCACCTGGTCGATCTCGTCACGGAGGTGTTCGGGATAGAGCTGGGGTGCACCCGGCCGGTGGAACTCGGTCCACTCCGTGGAAAAGTCCAGGGTCATCTGGGGGAAGTTGTTGGTCACCACTTCGCCGCTGGGCACGTCCACGAGGGCAGGCACAGTGATGCCGCGCGGGTAACCGGGGAAGCGTTTGAAGTAGGCCTCCTGGAGGCGCTCGATGCCGAGGACCGGGTCCACGCCGCCGGGATCGAGGTCGAACGTCCAGGACCGTGCATCGTGGGTGGGGCCGGGCTGGCCCAGCGAGATTGCCTCTTCCAGCCCCAGCAGCCTCCGGACAATTACGGTGCGGTTGGCCCACGGACAGGCCCTGGCGGCAACGAGGCGGTAACGCCCCGCCTCCACCGGCCAGCCCGGCTCGCCGTTGCTGCCGGGCGCGGCGTCCTTGGTGATGCGGTCCTCAATGTAATTGGTGTCGCGGGTGAATTCCGCGCCGCCTGTCACATAGGCTCCGCGGGTGCTGTGCCCGTTGGTGCCGCCGGCCGCTGTGGAGGTGCTTTCCGTTTCCTGGCTCATGCCACCAGCCTAGGCGCCTTTCAGCAGGATCATCGAAATTGGCTGCCAGGCCACAATCCAGGCCCCGGTGACAATCAGCGTGAACAAGGCGATCCAGATCCCCGACGGAACCGAGGTGGCACGGTACAGGAGGTAGGCATCGGAGCTGCCCAGCCGGTCGCGGCGGCGGAGGTGGACGTTGGTGAGTTTGAGCAGGTCGCGGACGCCGGCCACCAGCAGTGCCAGGCCGAGGACGACGGACACGTGTCCAACGACGGAACCAGGTGCAAGGAACGCCAGGGACGCGGTGCCGGCGATGGCTGCAGCGGTGATGGCGAATCCGGCCACGTTGCGCAGGAAGAGCAATGACGCGGCCAGGACCAGCGCGCTGGTGGCCATGGCTGCCGGACCCCAACCGTTGAGCCCACACCATACGAAAGCTGCACCAACCATGGCAGGGACCGGATAGCCCCAAAAACACGACCACGCAGCCGCCAGCCTGCTCCGGCTGTACGTGGTGGTGGTCCCCGAATGGTCAAGCCGGAGCCGGATTCCTGCCAGCCGCTGCCCGGAGGTTACGGCGGCGAACGCGTGGCCCAGTTCGTGCGTGGCGGTGGCGAGGAGCCCGAAGTAGCGCCAGCTGCGGCGTGGGATGGACAGGGCGACGGCGGCTGCCAGGGACAGGAGCATCTCAACCCACGTGACGGTGGGTACGTTTGTTTGGGTGAATGCTGCGCTGAACGCGCTCCACAAGCTGGCGGGGCTGTCCACCGCTGCCTCCTGGCTGCCGGTCCGGCGTGGTGGGTGCCGGCGTCGTACGTGTTGTGCCCAACGCTACGAAGCCGGGCTGGGTGAATGCTTAAAGAAGCCGGACTGGGTGAATGCTTAAAGCCGAAAGGCACGCCTGGCGCGGCGTGCCTTTCGGGCAAAGGTCGTGGTTTTGGCCACTGGCGGAAGCGTGACGCCCTAGCCTTCGCACTCGGTGCAGTAGCTATGGCCGTCTTTCTGCCGGGCGATCTGGGACCGGTGGCGGACCAGGAAGCAGGAGTAGCAGGTGAACTCGTCCTCAGCCTGCGGGATGACCTGGACTACGAGCTCCTCTGCGACGAATTCGCCACCAGGGACCCCGGCGCCGTCCAGCCCGTCAGCTTCGTCCAACTCCTGCACGACGCTGCGGGCATCGGGAGCATTCGCTGACTGGAGCTGCTCGAGTGAGTTGTCCTGCGATTCCTTGACGTCGGAGCGCAGTTCATCGTAATCGGTTGCCACTTTGGGTGCTTCTCTTTTCTTTGATGGGCTGTCGGGTATGAAACGTACAGCATGGAGCCGGTATTCCCCAACAGGAAGCGTAGATCCGCCGCCGATTGGGTAAAGGTTCAAAGGAGCGGCCGCGGGTTTGGAACCGTATCGCGGCGGTATGGGCAGTGGAGGGACGGCCGGTTGCTGTTCCCTCTGCTTGACGGAAGGGGCAGATTTTGGAGCAACTCACCGCAGAGTTCGGCGGTGCGGGACAAGTCGGCGTGGGTGTCGGTCCCGTGCTGGAGAAGTTCGACGCTGTGTCCAGGATCGTGGTCCTGCGTGGAGGCGGCCTCGGGGACCTGATTTTCGCGATCCCGGCCATGTCGGCACTGAAGGCGGCCTACCCTGCAGCAACCATCACTTTGCTGGGCACGCCCATTCACAAAGCGCTGCTCGCGGCGCTGCAGAGCCCCGTTGACGAAGTGTTGGTCCTGCCCTTCGCCGAGGGAGTCCGGCCCGGCGAAGAAGATCCGGAAGAGCTGGAGCGGTTCTTTGCCCAGATGCGCAGCCGGAACTTCGACCTCGCCGTCCAGGTCCACGGCGGCGGACGGTATTCGAATCCATTCCTGCTGCGCCTGGGGGCGCGCCACACAGTGGGCACCCGGACAGCCGATGCCGCCAGCCTGGAACGCACCATCCCCTACCTCTATTACCAGCACGAACCGCTGCGGGCCTTGGAGGTTGCCGGCTTCGCGGGCGCCTTCCCCGTTGACCTCGAGGCCCGGCTGGCACCCATCGGAGGGGGAGAAGCCCCGGAAGCTGCCGACGGCGACGCCGGCCGGCCGCTGGTGGTGATCCATCCCGGCGCCACCGACCCCCGCCGTCGTTGGCCGGCGGACAAGTTCGCTGAACTTGCTGCCGCCTGCGCGGCTGACGGCTCACGGGTGGTCATTGTTGGGGACAGCAGCGAGCAGGACCTGGCGGAAGGCATCGCAGCGCGGGCGGCGTCAGCAGGCGTCCGCTCCGTGGCCGGGGCACTCGATATGGCAGGACTGGTGGCGCTGCTGGCGGAAGCTGATGTCGTGGTGGCCAACGACAGCGGCCCCCGGCACCTGGCGCAGGCGCTCGGCGTGCCCACGGTGGGGATCTTTTGGGCCGGCAACGTAATCAACGCCGGTGCCCTGGGCCGAAGCCTGCACCGCGTGCACGCCTCCTGGGTGACCACCTGCCCCACCTGCGGCATCGACGTCACCCAGGTCGGCTGGACTGCCCCGCGCTGTGTCCACGACGACTCAGTAGTGGGCGGCATCGGGGTGCCGGAAGTGTACGAGGACGTCCTCAGCCTCACCGCCACCAAGTTCGCCAGGGCGGACGCATGACCGGCGCCGAAGCTGCCCAGCAGTCCGGCGACATGATTCCTGCCGATGGAAAGCCGGAGCTCCTGGTCCTGCGCGCCTTGAAGCTGGGCGACCTGCTGGTCGCCGTGCCGGCCTTGAAGGGAATCCGGCGGGCTTTCCCCGAGCACCGGCTGCGCTATGCGGCCCAAGGCTGGTTGTCCGAAGCTTTGGGGCTGGTGGGCGGCTATGAGCTGCTGCCGACGCACGGTCTGGATGAGCCGCTGGCGATGGAACCGGGTGTGGTGGACGTGGCCATCAATCTACACGGCAGCGGTCCGGAGAGTCAGGGGCGGATCGAGGCGTTAAAGGCACGGCAAACCGTTGGCCACCAAAGCGCGCACCGGGATGGCCCTCCTTGGCGGCCCGAACTGCACGAGCGCGAACGCTGGGTGAGGCTGGTGGAATGGCATGGCATCGAGGCGGATCCGCTGGATGTGCAGCTGAACACGCCGCATGTGCCCAGCCCGGTCCCTGGCGCCACCGTCCTGCATGTGGGGGCTGCATACGGCAGCAGGCTGTGGCCGGCGGAGCGCTTTGCGGCGGTGGCCGCGGCGCTCGCAGAAGCCGGGCACCAGGTGGTGTTCACCGGCGGGACATCGGAACGGGAACGGGCAGAGGAAGTTTGCCGCCTCGCAGGACTCCCGGGCACCGCCGTCCTTGCCGGGGTGCTGGGCCTTGGCGAGTTCGCCGCCACGATCGCCTCCGCACGCCTGGTGGTCTCGGCCGACACCGGGGCGGCACATCTGGCATCCGCGTACGGAACACCCTCGGTGGTGCTGTTCGGTCCGGCCCCGCCGGAAATCTGGGGGCCTCCTCCGGGACCGCATGTGGTCCTTACCCGCGCCGAACTCCGGCGCGGCGACACGTTCGCAGCCCAGCCCGATCCTGCCCTGCTCGCCGTCCAGGTGCCCGATGTCATGGCTGCCATAAGGGGGCTGGGGCTTCTCTAAACGCTGTGGGTTTGCGGGCTGTTGATGTGGGTCCGCAGGGGTTGGAGTCCCGCCCCTGCGGCCTAAAATTGGTGCATGAGCACTGAGCTGGAAATCGCCTTGGTGTTGGGGACGGCGTTCTTGTGGATTACCGTGACGCTGACTATCTTGTCTGCCATTGACCGCCCCGAAAGGAAGGCGCGGCGGCAGGAACGGCGCGATATCCGGACGGAGAAGCGGCGGATCGAGTACCGTCCGGTCGCTGCCGCTTCCCACCCCCAGGGGCGCAACCGGCACCCCCGGAGCCGCAGGTTGCACCCGCACTGACGACGGCGTGACTACCGCGGGTGCATCGGCGTGGAGCACCCGGGTGGCACGGCCGCGCCCGGGCCGGCGCCCGCCGTCGGACGCTTTGCTGCGTTGGGCTGCTGAAGGAGCGACGGCCACTGTTGGGCACTTCCCTTGCCTGCCGCATTTTTTCGCGTCAAGTCTTGACGGCCTTCCCTGAAACGCTGACACTTTCCCGATGGGAGTAAGCGAAGAGTTGCGGGCGCTGGGCGACGTGGTGGACAGGCTTGCGGTGAAGTTTCCCGCCCTGCCCCGGGAACACATCGAGGACGTGGTCCAGCAGGAGCACAGCCTGTTGGACACCGGCAGGGTCCGCGCGTTCATACCTGTCCTGGTTGAACACGCCGCCCGGGACCGCCTCTCGCGCTGACACCGGCGCCGGGGATTAAGGTGCAGGTGCGACGTCGATGAGCACCTTCCCGATTGCGCCCTGTTCCACAGCATCATGCGCTGCGGGCGTCTGCTCAAGGGTGAAGCGCGTCAGGGGCAGCCCGTGGGCGTCGCCGACCCGTAGCGCGCCCGCCGCCAGGGCCTCGGCGACAGCGGCTACAGCATGCTGTTTCTGCCCGTCCGTGACCGTGTAGGTGAGGATGAACTGGTAGCGGACGTTCTTGGTCATGCTTTCGCGGATGGGAACACTGAGCGATTCTCCGGGGTTGGCTGCGTATATCGAGATGGTGCCGCCGGGTTTGAGGACCTGCAGGTCTGCCTCGATGTTCGCGGGAGCGTTGACGTCCACGATGATGTCCACACCGTCCGGGGCTGCCGCCTTGACGGCCTGGACCACGTCCTCCGTCCGGTAGTTGATGACCGTATCCGCGCCGGCACGGCGGGCAAGTTCAGCCTTCCGGTCTCCGCTGACGGTGGTGATGACGGCAGCCCCGGCCCACCGTGCGAGTTGGATGGCCGCGTGCCCCACTGCCCCTGCACCTCCGGTGACCAACACGCTGCGGCCTGCCAGGGAGCCGGGGGAGAGTCTGTCCGGTCCGTCTTCGTTCGACGCCAGGGCGCGGTGCGCTGTCAGGGCAGGTATGCCCAACGAGGCACCGGTGTCGAAGGATTCGGAGTCTGGTAGTGCCACCACCTTGTGGGCGGGCACCACGACGTATTCCTGTGCCGTACCTTCATTGCCGGCCCATGCGACGTCCCAGAGCCACACACGGTCCCCCACGTTGAAACCGGCTACCCCGGACCCCACTTGGTCGACAACGCCGGCTCCGTCCTGGTTGGGAACTTTGGGCGCGGGAAGCTTGTTGCTTCCACTGACGGACCGTGACTTCCAGTCGGTGGGGTTCACCCCCGAGACCACCAGGCGGACCCGCACTTCGCCCGCACCCGGATCAGTTAGCGCTTTGTCCTGCAGCTTCAGTACGGATGACGGACCTGTTGCTTCGTACACGATTGCTTTCACGTTTTCTCCCACGTCCGGTTGCAAAATTCCTACGGGTTCCAAGCTACCGCCGCTGGTCAGGGGTTGCGGGCGGCATCGGGGTCAGTGGGTGCCTCCGCGCGGCGTTTCTGGATAAGCTCCTTTGTCCGCACCAGGCGCAGGAGGGTTACCAGGACGATGCCGCCGAGCACGTTGAACAGCAACGTGTAGCCGAACCAGCCCATCCACTGCATGTAGCTGATGTCCGCGCCCGAGTGGATCGCAGCGAAGATCAGCAGGGAGTCGAGGATTGAATGGAAGAGCGGCAGAGCAGCCAGCAGGAACCCGCCGATAACGGTGGCCACAATGCGCGCTACATCGTTGTCCGTGCCCTGCTGCATCCTGCTCATGAGGGTGATGGTGCTTCCACCCAGGACTGCCAAGGCAATGGACTGCAATGAGAACGGGGCATCAACGAAATGGTGGGCGCTCTCGCTGACCACCGTTGACCACTCGGGGAATGCCACCATGACGATCCAGACGAAGATCCATCCGCCCACGAGGTTGGAAATGAGCGTTCCTCCCCACAGTTTTGCCAGTTGGGTATAGCTCGCTTCCTTTGCAGCGACGGCCGCAACAGGCATTAAGAAG
This window of the Pseudarthrobacter defluvii genome carries:
- a CDS encoding glutathione S-transferase family protein: MSQETESTSTAAGGTNGHSTRGAYVTGGAEFTRDTNYIEDRITKDAAPGSNGEPGWPVEAGRYRLVAARACPWANRTVIVRRLLGLEEAISLGQPGPTHDARSWTFDLDPGGVDPVLGIERLQEAYFKRFPGYPRGITVPALVDVPSGEVVTNNFPQMTLDFSTEWTEFHRPGAPQLYPEHLRDEIDQVNKRVFTEVNNGVYRCGFAGSQEAYDAAYERLWTSMDWLEDRLSGQRFLVGDTITEADVRLFTTLARFDPVYHGHFKCNRQKLSEMPNLWGYARDLFQTPGFGDTIDFVQIKRHYYIVHEDINPTGIVPAGPELGGWLEEHGRESLGGRPFGDGTPPGPVRPGEEVAPGHGAVR
- a CDS encoding M50 family metallopeptidase is translated as MDSPASLWSAFSAAFTQTNVPTVTWVEMLLSLAAAVALSIPRRSWRYFGLLATATHELGHAFAAVTSGQRLAGIRLRLDHSGTTTTYSRSRLAAAWSCFWGYPVPAMVGAAFVWCGLNGWGPAAMATSALVLAASLLFLRNVAGFAITAAAIAGTASLAFLAPGSVVGHVSVVLGLALLVAGVRDLLKLTNVHLRRRDRLGSSDAYLLYRATSVPSGIWIALFTLIVTGAWIVAWQPISMILLKGA
- a CDS encoding DUF4193 domain-containing protein; this translates as MATDYDELRSDVKESQDNSLEQLQSANAPDARSVVQELDEADGLDGAGVPGGEFVAEELVVQVIPQAEDEFTCYSCFLVRHRSQIARQKDGHSYCTECEG
- a CDS encoding glycosyltransferase family 9 protein — protein: MEQLTAEFGGAGQVGVGVGPVLEKFDAVSRIVVLRGGGLGDLIFAIPAMSALKAAYPAATITLLGTPIHKALLAALQSPVDEVLVLPFAEGVRPGEEDPEELERFFAQMRSRNFDLAVQVHGGGRYSNPFLLRLGARHTVGTRTADAASLERTIPYLYYQHEPLRALEVAGFAGAFPVDLEARLAPIGGGEAPEAADGDAGRPLVVIHPGATDPRRRWPADKFAELAAACAADGSRVVIVGDSSEQDLAEGIAARAASAGVRSVAGALDMAGLVALLAEADVVVANDSGPRHLAQALGVPTVGIFWAGNVINAGALGRSLHRVHASWVTTCPTCGIDVTQVGWTAPRCVHDDSVVGGIGVPEVYEDVLSLTATKFARADA
- a CDS encoding glycosyltransferase family 9 protein, yielding MTGAEAAQQSGDMIPADGKPELLVLRALKLGDLLVAVPALKGIRRAFPEHRLRYAAQGWLSEALGLVGGYELLPTHGLDEPLAMEPGVVDVAINLHGSGPESQGRIEALKARQTVGHQSAHRDGPPWRPELHERERWVRLVEWHGIEADPLDVQLNTPHVPSPVPGATVLHVGAAYGSRLWPAERFAAVAAALAEAGHQVVFTGGTSERERAEEVCRLAGLPGTAVLAGVLGLGEFAATIASARLVVSADTGAAHLASAYGTPSVVLFGPAPPEIWGPPPGPHVVLTRAELRRGDTFAAQPDPALLAVQVPDVMAAIRGLGLL
- a CDS encoding three-helix bundle dimerization domain-containing protein gives rise to the protein MGVSEELRALGDVVDRLAVKFPALPREHIEDVVQQEHSLLDTGRVRAFIPVLVEHAARDRLSR
- a CDS encoding NADPH:quinone reductase, whose protein sequence is MKAIVYEATGPSSVLKLQDKALTDPGAGEVRVRLVVSGVNPTDWKSRSVSGSNKLPAPKVPNQDGAGVVDQVGSGVAGFNVGDRVWLWDVAWAGNEGTAQEYVVVPAHKVVALPDSESFDTGASLGIPALTAHRALASNEDGPDRLSPGSLAGRSVLVTGGAGAVGHAAIQLARWAGAAVITTVSGDRKAELARRAGADTVINYRTEDVVQAVKAAAPDGVDIIVDVNAPANIEADLQVLKPGGTISIYAANPGESLSVPIRESMTKNVRYQFILTYTVTDGQKQHAVAAVAEALAAGALRVGDAHGLPLTRFTLEQTPAAHDAVEQGAIGKVLIDVAPAP
- a CDS encoding formate/nitrite transporter family protein, producing the protein MSEERRRELGESDAPLEHDLQESFERTVGQGAERLHRTMRNILVTGVFGGFEVGLGIMAYLAVLHETGNHLLAGVAFSMGLIALLLAHSELFTENFLMPVAAVAAKEASYTQLAKLWGGTLISNLVGGWIFVWIVMVAFPEWSTVVSESAHHFVDAPFSLQSIALAVLGGSTITLMSRMQQGTDNDVARIVATVIGGFLLAALPLFHSILDSLLIFAAIHSGADISYMQWMGWFGYTLLFNVLGGIVLVTLLRLVRTKELIQKRRAEAPTDPDAARNP